In a single window of the Maniola jurtina chromosome 4, ilManJurt1.1, whole genome shotgun sequence genome:
- the LOC123864177 gene encoding venom toxin OcyC11 isoform X1, giving the protein MLRETVVLLSLFCVAFAALAFAPLEEKPKRFEGTEGCYISKLDAVIPFGKAAPSKDSCMEYRCGKTRVRLVTCGTVVVTPPCYTVQDLSKPYPECCPQMRCGNRH; this is encoded by the exons aTGTTGAGGGAAACAGTTGTCTTGTTGTCGTTGTTTTGCGTCGCTTTCGCGGCCCTTGCATTCGCGCCCTTGGAGGAAAAGCCTAAGAGGTTCG AGGGCACAGAAGGATGTTACATCTCGAAACTGGACGCGGTGATACCGTTCGGTAAAGCGGCGCCCTCTAAGGACAGCTGTATGGAGTACCGTTGCGGCAAGACGCGTGTGCGGCTTGTCAC TTGCGGCACCGTAGTGGTGACACCGCCATGCTACACGGTGCAAGACCTGAGCAAGCCGTACCCCGAGTGCTGTCCCCAAATGCGTTGTGGTAACAGGCACTAA